A single window of Nicotiana tomentosiformis chromosome 1, ASM39032v3, whole genome shotgun sequence DNA harbors:
- the LOC104088093 gene encoding uncharacterized protein, producing MKPSENIHISNKNGDSEVKKVTKPLFRPAKDDSKPLLQDPILRSDPIETEEALLRLPPFPICKPKSQT from the exons ATGAAGCCAAGCGAAAACATCCATATCAGTAACAAGAACGGCGATAGTGAAGTGAAGAAGGTAACAAAACCCCTTTTCAGACCCGCTAAAGATGACTCAAAGCCACTTCTTCAAGATCCA ATACTGAGATCAGACCCAATTGAGACAGAGGAAGCTCTGCTGCGGTTGCCTCCTTTTCCTATTTGTAAACCTAAATCTCAAACCTAG
- the LOC104088094 gene encoding uncharacterized protein, which produces MSPFSLDFLSTRRSNLQSFLQSVTPIVPSKPLPRSNMDDQSRTWNSNGDEYFTLGDLWDCYEEWSAYGVGAPICLKDQDNETVVQYYAPYLSAIQIYTIRSPSTLRNSSGDEVDGTDFEVESWSDASDSTDKFSRSLSNNSISADSCVEVEGSRDRLGYLYFQYSETCTPYWRIPFADKIFELSQNYPGLATLKSTDLSAASWMAVVWYPIYHVPMKRIVKNVSASFLTYHTLSSSFQDAVEENFDSGIRLSPFGLAAYRMQNDIWINSDAQDYEKLNDLQNAADSWLKQLSFHHHDYNFFTSHNNIELGFSF; this is translated from the exons ATGTCACCTTTTTCACTTGATTTCTTGTCAACAAGAAGATCAAATCTTCAGAGTTTCCTTCAATCTGTGACACCCATTGTCCCATCCAAACCTCTACCAAGG AGTAACATGGATGATCAAAGTAGGACGTGGAATTCAAATGGTGATGAATATTTCACACTTGGAGATTTGTGGGATTGCTATGAAGAATGGAGTGCATATGGTGTTGGTGCTCCTATTTGTTTGAAAGATCAAGATAATGAGACTGTTGTTCAATATTATGCTCCTTATTTATCTGCAATCCAGATTTACACAATCAGATCACCTTCTACACTGAG AAATTCATCTGGAGATGAAGTAGATGGCACTGATTTTGAGGTGGAATCTTGGAGTGATGCAAGTGACAGTACGGACAAGTTTTCAAGGTCTTTAAGTAATAACTCCATTTCTGCAGATTCATGTGTTGAGGTGGAGGGCTCAAGAGATCGTTTGGGCTATCTCTATTTTCAGTATTCTGAGACATGCACTCCTTATTGGAGAATTCCCTTTGCAGACAAG ATTTTCGAATTATCTCAGAATTATCCTGGACTCGCTACACTAAAGAGCACTGACTTGTCTGCTGCAAGTTGGATGGCTGTTGTTTg GTATCCAATTTACCATGTTCCAATGAAACGAATTGTTAAAAATGTTTCCGCAAGCTTTCTTACTTACCACACATTGTCATCATCTTTCCAAG ATGCTGTAGAAGAGAATTTTGATAGCGGGATTCGTCTTAGTCCATTTGGATTAGCTGCATACAGGATGCAAAATGATATATGGATAAATTCTGATGCACAAGATTATGAAAAACTAAATGATCTTCAGAATGCTGCAGATTCATGGCTGAAGCAGCTTTCCTTTCACCACCATGACTACAATTTCTTCACTTCACATAATAACATAGAGCTTGGTTTCTCATTTTGA